From the Corticium candelabrum chromosome 2, ooCorCand1.1, whole genome shotgun sequence genome, one window contains:
- the LOC134176527 gene encoding putative leucine-rich repeat-containing protein DDB_G0290503, with the protein MAHQIRSDLQAIFVRLDDTARGHIALSELTRMCVDVGCGAQSGEAARRLLDELDSNGDGKVTRSEFVTGLSKQAGRKSSGNSRFDALECIRLLIDASALSRRRKVAHTGADISLSIPTSASHFDAKDEALGTTSCSPPTGYRDGVSATPDSGIGDWSPYSSAVGADEALELELVFRDCRSDDGFVVKQSLADAIVRHELSFQKEQFLIEIFERLDENQDGRVGLEQLVTASFHELEILSRRDHKKEGSPGAMLARQRVSDGTPLFSYLLSSKNGLLKIEALRELWESQLSVDDPDVDPTVVRLFLDSLSEQTGGTVNANELAKNMEMLLLESTDNSAATQTFRMLAVNAYKCEIEFLLTQTQTLREERNKLRRDLSKWSDHREVLIQESEDHKDMLHSQHEAALASQRKTFEDQLKTTQDDFRHQQDIIVGQYNEQVKSLTTLVDHLRQNETQLKEEIIDLKQETNTLEGELLDARAELNASNKMLDRLKSEIFLASDCILLEGSGLNDSSGSNVGANLNALREMNSQLKDKVDELTAETEQLRQDLRAERRKSRRKTSSNLGDDVSNNHVSESHGRPRSQPGLVRRKTVNSPVPNVAELTCRSTPVTPTRRVLPADKRPVVIGAENDDCLAPTNLMIETMVIPDADISTHGNDDLHEVKRLQLENVKLTEELNTANSVIDLITVKETALQSQITDLTENLEQSHRRIEENKLRYQTEAEALVCEVTNAMESKLSALIKRVEQITHNQEMIRGRIEAKEREIAAEYQTQMNELQECLIALTEDHTVAMDELKLKCHQQELQLEQEKGKYENALKKMETLHENLVRSKETAYTQLQDKHKKMTREKDGEIRKLRQALGDNWIKHAKDLEQKHKKETSELKKTILQLVGKQGETEEEMQFHCDSMAEEHKQEKEKLQAKINRLMEENANLKVTVKGARAEMDEECRHMTAGLHNSIMELKEERAFLEGENQARAEVEEQYRQMTAENKEIISRLEEEKQIVTNRIAELESNHKQIIAEFECRLAKTMENYKSLESQNFKLVEAEKASKLNRIKLEEAVARLQKAKTSAEELIQSKATEAQNAYEQDAARWELDIQFAKAEARRYKAMYEEKIDDLEQQTEQLKSELRMLQDDKATLEDEKEANLRQMEETHSYSQVLLATIDELQQQTDKTSEEFQAKTHEIKKHQQMEGKLEAVIAELKYNNSELQERADWLDQVNSELKRQNEELLKELDVRAIGMTNVTVQSVKQSDSQDSTRRFNLRSVQMKNTARPQPVVTTPPKCSMPFPNPIRIPSEEARKLTITVTDTTAQSEASQTQTIYYGGASTERDSRARRSRSPELQVEQLEKKLHEVEQENNHLIHGMTQDKAQLLKRIERVRQALSQVANDLEDSPDNSQPSRAQLEHAITGLRNKIQQQEATTSNQANQLKRVTEENACMKEEKRKTDVGIAELQQQLDRLTKERDSLRTKLEVTRKRTRTSYTQTHKATATIIVSKTGAQPSRMTTTENKHDDTTTTNKATQNHDDIMNPLDETQQSLDYLKDQLIAENDEFHKRRRQFELQLRKVIKDGLGFQSDFDTAQQKAHLKVLAMKEQKTALSRVLTRVCSALLVTPDS; encoded by the exons ACGCTTTGGAATGCATTCGGTTGCTGATCGACGCCAGCGCGTTGAGTCGGAGGCGTAAAGTTGCTCACACCGGCGCGGATATTTCTCTGAGCATCCCAACCAGCGCCTCTCATTTCGACGCGAAGGATGAGGCGTTGGGAACGACGTCATGCAGCCCACCGACGGGATACCGAGATGGCGTGTCTGCCACGCCTGACTCTGGGATAGGCGACTGGTCGCCTTATAGTTCTGCTGTAGGTGCGGATGAGGCTCTGGAGTTGGAGCTTGTGTTTCGAGATTGTCGGTCTGATGATGGATTTGTTGTCAAACAGAGTCTTGCTGATGCTATTGTTCGGCATGAGTTGAGTTTTCAGAAGGAGCAGTTCTTGATTGAGATTTTTGAGAGGCTGGATGAAAACCAGGATGGTAGAGTTGGACTGGAGCAGCTCGTTACTGCCAGTTTCCACGAGCTGGAGATATTAAGTAGGAGAGATCATAAAAAGGAAGGATCACCAGGAGCCATGTTGGCACGGCAGAGAGTGAGTGATGGTACACCCTTATTTTCCTACCTGTTGTCGTCCAAGAATGGATTATTAAAGATTGAGGCTCTTCGTGAATTGTGGGAGAGTCAACTGAGTGTTGATGATCCGGATGTTGATCCAACGGTTGTCCGGTTGTTTCTTGATAGTCTCAGTGAGCAGACTGGAGGTACGGTGAATGCGAACGAGCTCGCAAAGAATATGGAGATGCTGCTGCTTGaatcaacagacaacagtGCCGCCACGCAGACGTTCCGCATGCTGGCTGTGAATGCGTACAAATGTGAAATTGAGTTCTtgctgacacagacacagacgctCAGAGAGGAACGAAATAAGCTGAGACGGGATCTGAGCAAGTGGAGTGACCACCGAGAAGTGCTTATTCAGGAATCAGAGGATCACAAGGATATGCTACATTCACAACATGAAGCTGCACTTGCATCTCAACGTAAGACATTTGAAGACCAATTAAAGACAACACAAGATGATTTTCGTCATCAGCAAGATATAATAGTTGGTCAATACAACGAGCAGGTAAAGAGCCTAACAACTCTTGTTGATCATCTGAGGCAGAACGAAACTCAACTCAAAGAGGAGATTATTGACCTCAAGCAAGAGACGAATACATTAGAAGGTGAACTGTTAGACGCCAGAGCTGAACTAAATGCAAGTAACAAGATGCTGGATCGCTTGAAGTCTGAAATTTTTCTTGCATCAGACTGCATACTGCTAGAAGGCTCAGGCCTCAATGACTCCTCAGGTTCAAACGTTGGTGCCAATCTCAATGCACTGCGTGAGATGAACTCCCAACTCAAAGACAAAGTAGATGAACTGACGGCAGAAACTGAACAGTTAAGGCAAGATCTTCGAGCAGAACGAAGAAAGTCTAGAAGGAAAACGAGCAGTAACCTTGGTGACGATGTCTCCAATAATCACGTGTCTGAGTCTCATGGCAGACCGAGGTCCCAACCAGGTTTAGTGAGGCGAAAAACCGTCAACTCCCCAGTGCCAAACGTTGCTGAGTTAACTTGCAGGAGTACTCCTGTAACACCTACCCGTCGAGTTTTACCTGCTGATAAACGTCCTGTTGTGATTGGAGCTGAAAATGACGACTGCTTAGCACCAACAAACTTGATGATTGAAACAATGGTTATTCCTGATGCCGACATATCTACCCATGGGAACGATGATCTGCACGAAGTCAAAAGATTACAGCTAGAAAATGTCAAACTTACAGAGGAACTGAACACAGCCAACTCAGTTATTGACCTTATAACTGTCAAGGAAACAGCTTTGCAGTCCCAGATAACAGACCTGACTGAGAATTTGGAACAATCACATCGACGAATAGAAGAAAACAAATTACGGTATCAAACTGAGGCAGAAGCTCTTGTGTGTGAGGTTACAAATGCTATGGAGAGCAAGTTGTCAGCTCTAATCAAACGAGTTGAACAAATTACCCACAACCAGGAGATGATCAGAGGAAGGATAGAAGCAAAGGAACGCGAGATTGCAGCCGAGTACCAGACACAGATGAATGAACTTCAGGAATGCTTGATCGCATTGACAGAAGACCATACTGTTGCAATGGATGAGCTGAAACTGAAATGTCACCAACAGGAACTACAACTTGAACAAGAAAAGGGAAAATACGAAAATGCTTTGAAGAAAATGGAGACACTGCATGAGAATTTGGTTCGATCCAAAGAGACAGCATACACACAGCTGCAGGATaaacacaagaaaatgacaCGAGAGAAAGATGGAGAAATCAGGAAGTTAAGACAAGCTCTGGGAGACAATTGGATCAAACATGCCAAAGATCTGGAACAGAAACACAAGAAGGAAACGAGTGAATTGAAGAAGACGATTCTTCAACTTGTTGGAAAACAGGGAGAAACAGAGGAGGAAATGCAATTTCATTGTGATTCAATGGCAGAAGAACACAAGCAGGAGAAGGAGAAATTACAAGCAAAAATCAACAGACTGATGGAGGAAAATGCCAACTTGAAAGTTACTGTCAAGGGAGCTCGTGCTGAAATGGATGAAGAATGCAGGCACATGACTGCAGGACTGCATAACAGTATAATGGAGTTAAAAGAAGAACGAGCCTTCCTTGAAGGTGAGAATCAAGCAAGAGCTGAAGTAGAGGAGCAATACAGGCAGATGACAGCTGAGAACAAAGAAATCATCAGTCGACTAGAAGAGGAGAAACAAATCGTAACTAATCGGATAGCTGAGTTGGAAAGCAACCACAAGCAGATTATTGCTGAATTTGAATGTCGTCTAGCCAAAACAATGGAGAACTACAAGTCACTGGAAtcacaaaatttcaaattgGTGGAAGCAGAAAAGGCAAGCAAATTAAACAGAATAAAACTGGAGGAGGCAGTTGCTCGACTCCAAAAGGCAAAGACTTCAGCTGAAGAACTAATACAGTCCAAAGCCACTGAAGCACAAAACGCGTATGAGCAAGATGCTGCCAGATGGGAGTTAGACATACAGTTTGCCAAAGCAGAAGCAAGACGATACAAAGCAATGTATGAAGAAAAGATTGATGATcttgaacaacaaacagagcaACTGAAATCTGAACTACGAATGTTACAAGATGACAAAGCAACATTAGAAGACGAGAAAGAGGCAAACTTGCGGCAAATGGAAGAAACCCATAGCTACAGTCAAGTACTATTGGCAACAATTGATGAACTTCAACAACAAACCGATAAAACATCCGAGGAATTTCAAGCCAAAACACACGAAATAAAGAAGCATCAGCAGATGGAAGGAAAGCTGGAAGCAGTAATTGCAGAATTGAAGTACAACAACAGCGAGTTGCAAGAACGAGCTGATTGGTTGGATCAAGTGAACAGCGAACTCAAACGACAGAACGAAGAGCTCCTCAAGGAGTTGGACGTGCGGGCCATTGGAATGACTAATGTGACAGTCCAGTCTGTCAAACAGTCCGATAGCCAGGATAGCACTCGGAGATTCAACCTTCGAAGTGTCCAGATGAAGAACACAGCTCGACCACAACCCGTTGTGACAACACCACCCAAGTGCTCCATGCCCTTTCCAAACCCAATACGAATTCCTAGTGAGGAAGCTCGCAAGTTGACCATCACAGTCACTGACACGACAGCCCAGAGTGAAGCGTCGCAAACGCAAACCATCTACTACGGTGGAGCATCAACTGAACGCGATTCTCGAGCACGTCGATCGAGGTCACCAGAACTACAAGTGGAACAACTGGAGAAGAAATTGCACGAGGTGGAGCAAGAGAACAATCACCTCATCCATGGAATGACACAAGACAAAGCGCAGCTGCTCAAACGCATTGAACGAGTGAGACAAGCACTCAGTCAAGTGGCCAACGATCTCGAAGACTCGCCAGACAACTCACAACCATCACGAGCACAACTAGAACATGCGATCACCGGTCTTAGAAACAAgatacaacaacaagaagcaACCACATCCAATCAGGCCAATCAACTGAAACGCGTCACAGAAGAAAATGCGTGCATGAAAGAAGAGAAGCGGAAGACTGACGTTGGCATCGCTGAACTGCAACAGCAGCTTGATAGACTTACCAAGGAACGTGACAGCCTGAGAACAAAACTAGAAGTAACACGAAAACGAACACGAACGTCGTACACGCAGACCCACAAAGCCACTGCAACTATCATTGTTAGTAAAACGGGAGCTCAGCCATCACGG ATGACGACAACTGAAAACAAACACGACGACActacaactacaaacaaagcCACACAAAACCATGACGACATCATGAATCCGTTAGACGAAACACAGCAATCGTTGGACTATCTCAAGGACCAGCTCATCGCCGAGAACGACGAGTTCCACAAGCGTCGACGACAATTCGAGCTACAGCTGAGAAAAGTGATAAAAGACGGACTGGGATTTCAGAGCGACTTTGACACAGCACAACAAAAGGCCCACCTAAAGGTCCTGGCAATGAAAGAGCAGAAGACTGCTCTATCTCGAGTGTTGACTCGAGTCTGCTCAGCACTGCTGGTAACACCCGacagttaa
- the LOC134176174 gene encoding PCI domain-containing protein 2-like yields MQTLQQYLQELKYYIWQMDGSMCSELLSFRHLHVKNQRLQLEDAHSQCSQALDSPYDELVAAHLRGCWAVARSDYVEAFACEAAAIQFFVRAFQSHKDTNWGLPVMYTLISDLHMFARMADRDQKRKGVGKPNETVEKAADCMMSCFRVCVGDNRSSLDVSKKWGIIAVVNHLFKIYFKINKLQLCKPLIRAIEGSTIRENFRVSHLVTYRYYVGRKAMFDNDYKLAAEYLTFAFEHCHRSSRRNKRLALVYLIPVKMFIGYMPSIEVLRQHNLMEFSDVARSVQEGNLRLLNEALSRHEAFFIKFGIYLILERLKVIMYRNLFKKVFLLLGTHQLPLKAFIVTLQMLGEEDMDIDEAQCIIANLIDKNYIRGYISYQHKKLVISKQNPFPRLPSPDAKIAIG; encoded by the exons ATGCAGACATTGCAACAATACTTACAAGAG TTGAAGTATTACATCTGGCAGATGGATGGCAGCATGTGTTCA GAGCTTTTGTCGTTTCGTCACTTGCATGTTAAAAATCAAAGACTGCAG CTAGAAGATGCTCACTCTCAATGTAGTCAGGCACTGGATTCTCCGTACGATGAACTGGTAGCAGCTCATCTCAG AGGCTGCTGGGCTGTGGCTCGTTCTGACTATGTAGAAGCCTTTGCATGCGAAGCAGCTGCCATCCA GTTTTTTGTTCGAGCATTTCAAAGCCATAAAGACACTAACTG GGGCTTACCAGTCATGTATACACTTATATCAGACCTTCACATGTTCGCCAGAATG GCCGATCGTGATCAGAAGAGGAAGGGAGTTGGGAAGCCTAATGAAACTGTGGAGAAGGCAGCAGACTGCATGATGTCTTGTTTTCGAGTTTGCGTGGgagacaa CCGTTCATCTCTTGATGTATCAAAGAAATGGGGAATTATAGCCGTGGTGAACCATCTTTTTAAGATTTACTTCAAG ATAAACAAGTTGCAGCTATGCAAACCATTGATTCGTGCTATTGAAGGCTCTACAATTAGGGAGAACTTTAGAGTGTCACATCTTGTCACATACAG ATACTATGTTGGGAGAAAAGCCATGTTTGACAACGATTACAAACTGG CTGCTGAGTATCTCACATTTGCATTCGAGCATTGCCACAGATCAAGCAGAAGGAACAAACG GCTCGCTCTCGTTTATCTCATTCCTGTCAAGATGTTTATT GGCTACATGCCAAGTATCGAAGTACTGAGACAACATAATCTAATGGAATTTTCAGATGTAGCCAGAAGCGTTCA AGAAGGAAACCTGCGGCTATTGAATGAAGCGCTTTCACGTCACGAG GCATTCTTCATCAAGTTTGGAATTTATCTGATTTTGGAGAGGCTGAAGGTCATCATGTATAGGAATCTGTTCAAGAAAGT GTTCCTTTTGTTGGGAACACATCAGCTGCCATTAAAGGCATTCATTGTTACTCTCCAAATGTTGGGG GAGGAAGATATGGATATCGATGAGGCACAGTGTATTATAGCAAACCTCATTGACAAG AATTATATCCGAGGATATATTTCATATCAGCACAAGAAACTTGTGATCAGTAAACAGAATCCCTTTCCACGACTACCATCACCCGATGCCAAAATCGCTATCGGCTAG
- the LOC134176175 gene encoding probable alpha-ketoglutarate-dependent hypophosphite dioxygenase, whose product MSLAPLAWSSYVERLNVQTAKAQFDDAGYVRADAYFSAEEIATVRDELERYKREVIQRVPQKFVFYEDKSRPTETLIRLERMMTFDEFFSSLSKSPAINGLADKLLGTECEPNNVQYFSKPPGAKPTPYHQDGQYFMHDKGLTFWLALDDVDEVNGCMYYVPGSHKYGLLPHHKSNALGFSQALTKFPSELLNTDVCMRATAGTLLAHHPHTIHNAGGNRDSTRWRPALGLTFWAKKCGDDVELQARHEEYQEMLAEQLQRDGKI is encoded by the exons ATGAGTCTTGCACCTCTTGCATGGTCGTCGTATGTTGAAAGACTGAACGTGCAGACTGCAAAGGCGCAGTTTGACGACGCGGGTTACGTGCGTGCAGACGCGTATTTCTCTGCAGAAGAGATTGCGACAGTCAGGGATGAACTGGAGAGATACAAACGAGAG GTGATACAAAGAGTTCCAcaaaag tttgtattCTATGAGGATAAATCAAGACCCACAGAGACATTAATACGACTCGAGAGGATGATGACATTCGATGAGTTCTTCTCCTCGCTGTCGAAATCTCCTGCAATCAATGGACTGGCAGACAAACTTTTGGGCACGGAATGTGAACCAAACAACGTACAATACTTTTCAAAACCTCCAGGAGCAAAACCAACTCCTTATCATCag GATGGTCAGTATTTTATGCATGATAAAGGTCTAACATTCTGGCTCGCACTGGATGATGTTGATGAAGTCAATGGATGTATGTATTACG TGCCCGGTTCTCACAAGTACGGCTTGCTGCCACACCATAAGTCCAATGCTCTTGGCTTTAGTCAAGCTCTCACT AAATTTCCTTCAGAATTGCTCAATACAGACGTGTGCATGCGAGCTACAGCCGGCACTCTACTCGCACATCATCCTCACACAATCCACAATGCGGGTGGAAATCG GGACAGCACAAGATGGCGTCCTGCACTAGGACTCACATTTTGGGCTAAA AAATGTGGAGATGATGTTGAACTGCAAGCAAGACATGAGGAGTACCAGGAAATGCTTGCAGAACAGCTGCAGAGAGATGGAAAGATTTAG
- the LOC134176173 gene encoding TNF receptor-associated factor 3-like, whose amino-acid sequence MADGEYKTGFAADFEPPLDKKHECPVCYFALRDPIQTSCGHRFCTDCINQILLLPRPKCPMDNELLKSDEIFPDNFCKREILSLNVRCHNKEKGCDWRGALKELEAHENSCIFTLIHCPNEGCQITVPVKDLTHHQQNECKFRLVPCPICGNSIVFSEQREHFSAICPDIEIDCENDCKMKVKRREMPEHLSEQCPNTKMPCGFGLLGCPFVGTKSQVQEHQSNEQLHHLQLMLTRLSEPGSATTAATSGADAERRRQSMVGSSTTTVAHSSSAQLTSATTTDVNSERLQNKIVALSAQMESLMSDIVDSNRQIHEKQDEIQTQKEQIQEMVDAVRHLQGTFDRLSHDISSCRREISVNNTRVEGFEQKQVAAQSKVAALEQQHVRIEKTLSVKDNALAEHDVRILSLEMTSYDGVLRWKVTDFNRRRSEAIAGRRLSIYSPPFFTSRSGYKMCARMYLNGDGMGKGTHLSLFFVVMKGEYDALLKWPFQQRVTFTLVDQEYSRHISDTFQPDPSSSSFQRPTSDMNVASGCPLFVPLDALETRGYIKDDTMFIRIAVDIQGLNLV is encoded by the exons ATGGCTGACGGAGAATACAAAACCGGATTCGCTGCGGATTTCGAGCCTCCACTGGACAAGAAACACGAATGTCCTGTCTGCTACTTCGCACTTCGTGATCCAATACAGACATCATGCGGTCACAGATTCTGTACTGACTGTATCAACCAGATTCTACT ACTGCCACGTCCAAAGTGTCCAATGGATAATGAACTATTGAAGAGTGATGAG ATTTTTCCTGATAATTTTTGTAAGCGAGAAATACTAAGTTTGAATGTACGATGTCACAACAAGGAGAAAGGGTGTGACTGGCGTGGTGCTTTGAAGGAATTGGAa GCCCACGAGAATTCTTGCATATTTACTCTAATTCATTGCCCCAACGAAGGATGTCAGATTACTGTACCTGTCAAGGACCTCACTCATCACCAGCAAAATGAATGTAAATTTCGATTGGTTCCTTGTCCCATTTGCGGAAACTCAATCGTTTTCAGTGAACAGAGA GAACACTTTAGTGCTATTTGTCCAGATATTGAAATTGACTGTGAGAACGATTGTAAGATGAAAGTGAAACGTAGAGAG ATGCCCGAGCATCTTTCTGAACAATGTCCGAATACCAAGATGCCTTGCGGTTTCGGCTTGCTTGGATGTCCATTTGTG GGCACAAAATCTCAAGTCCAAGAGCACCAAAGCAACGAGCAACTGCATCACTTACAGTTGATGCTGACGAGGCTCAGTGAACCAGGGAGCGCCACCACTGCAGCCACATCTGGTGCAGACGCAGAACGGCGACGCCAGTCTATGGTAGGTAGCAGTACAACAACAGTTGCTCATAGTAGTTCAGCACAGTTGACGTCAGCGACGACGACTGACGTCAACAGCGAGCGACTTCAGAACAAAATCGTTGCTTTATCGGCACAAATGGAGTCGCTCATGAGCGACATTGTCGATTCAAACCGTCAGATTCATGAGAAGCAAGACGAAATCCAGACACAGAAAGAACAGATACAAGAGATGGTCGATGCTGTGAGGCATCTGCAAGGCACGTTTGACCGGCTCTCGCACGACATATCGAGCTGTCGTCGTGAGATCTCTGTTAACAACACGAGAGTCGAGGGATTCGAGCAAAAGCAAGTTGCAGCTCAAAGTAAAGTCGCAGCTCTGGAGCAGCAACATGTAAGAATCGAGAAGACGTTATCGGTGAAAGACAACGCGTTGGCGGAGCACGACGTGCGAATCCTGTCTCTAGAAATGACGTCGTATGATGGGGTATTACGTTGGAAGGTTACGGATTTCAATCGGCGACGAAGCGAAGCGATCGCCGGCCGACGATTATCGATCTACAGTCCGCCGTTCTTTACCAGTCGGAGTGGATACAAGATGTGCGCTCGTATGTACTTGAATGGAGATGGAATGGGCAAGGGAACGCACCTCAgtcttttctttgttgtgatgaAGGGCGAGTACGACGCCCTACTGAAGTGGCCTTTTCAGCAACGTGTCACGTTTACGCTCGTCGATCAGGAGTATTCCCGACATATCAGCGACACGTTTCAGCCGGATCCGTCGAGTTCGAGCTTTCAACGTCCGACGAGCGACATGAATGTCGCATCAGGATGCCCGCTGTTTGTCCCACTAGATGCGCTCGAGACTCGTGGATACATCAAGGATGACACCATGTTTATACGTATAGCTGTCGACATCCAGGGACTTAATCTTGTGTAG